The window AAATTAATTTATATTTTATTTAAACTTTCTATTGTTATTCCTAAATTGTTTAAAGTTTTTATAAAATGATTTATTGGAAACCCCATAATCGCAAAGAAATCTCCATCTATCTTATCCACAAAAATAGATCCCAATCCTTGAATACCATAAGCACCAGCTTTATCCATCGGTTCTCTACTTTCTACATACCATTTTATCTCTTCTTCACTTATACTCTTAAAATAGACTCTACTTTCCACAGCATTAGTTATATCTATATTTTTAGCTAAATTTACAATCGAATAAGCTGTAATTACTCTATGATCTCTTCCTGAAAGAGATCTCAACATATTTTTAGCTTCCTCTTCAGTTCTAGGTTTTCCCAAAATAATTCCATCTATTTCTACAACCGTATCTGCACCTACAACATACTCATCTCTGTTCTCTTCTGCTACTGCTATAACTTTTTTCCAAGAAATATCTTTTATCTGATCTACAACATTTTCCTTTTCACTAACTTCTTCAATGTCTTTAGTCTTTATTTCCAATTGAAATCCCAGCTGGTTTAATATCTCTTTCCGTCTCGGAGATTTTGATGCTAATATCATGCTCTTCTTCCCTCTCTATCTCTTCTATATCAACGATTTTTTTAATTTCATCTTCCTCTAATCCATCAAAACTCTCTGAATCAATACTCATCAACTCATCCTCATTATTCCCTAACTCTTCTAAACTATCTTTCTCTTGGTATATCTTTTGAATATTACATATCTCATCATATATATCCTTCTCTAATTTAGCTTGTTTTTCAAGTCTAATTCTCTCTTCTTTTAATCTTTTCTCTTCTCTTTTA of the Cetobacterium sp. ZOR0034 genome contains:
- a CDS encoding nucleoside triphosphate pyrophosphatase, whose product is MILASKSPRRKEILNQLGFQLEIKTKDIEEVSEKENVVDQIKDISWKKVIAVAEENRDEYVVGADTVVEIDGIILGKPRTEEEAKNMLRSLSGRDHRVITAYSIVNLAKNIDITNAVESRVYFKSISEEEIKWYVESREPMDKAGAYGIQGLGSIFVDKIDGDFFAIMGFPINHFIKTLNNLGITIESLNKI